In one Curtobacterium citreum genomic region, the following are encoded:
- a CDS encoding peptidylprolyl isomerase has protein sequence MAPKNQSRDNREARERLRLYQARQGLHDRQRRRRVRDNTVGAVVLVLVAALATGSQLVHAGTQGSGKADASASTSATATATPSASASGDTGDTPSKSIAGGKTWTGTLTLNKDVELGIELDGKAAPQAASVEIDLIRKQFYEGTTCHRLADSADFEFLQCGSANGDGTGDAGFQYGPLENVPSDGEYPAGTIAIARGSSPTSQTTQFFIVYGDTTLDGSTGGYTVVGKVTSGLDRLESQITSKGIASPGSDGTGEPKVATTITGATIAEQQ, from the coding sequence GTGGCACCGAAGAACCAGTCGCGCGACAACCGCGAGGCGCGCGAGCGGCTCCGTCTGTACCAGGCCCGTCAGGGGCTGCACGATCGGCAGCGCCGGCGCCGGGTGCGGGACAACACGGTCGGTGCGGTGGTGCTCGTCCTGGTCGCCGCGCTCGCGACCGGGTCCCAGCTCGTCCACGCGGGCACGCAGGGCTCCGGGAAGGCGGACGCCAGCGCGAGCACGTCGGCCACCGCCACGGCGACCCCGTCCGCCAGTGCCTCGGGCGACACCGGAGACACGCCGAGCAAGTCCATCGCCGGCGGGAAGACCTGGACCGGCACGCTGACCCTGAACAAGGACGTCGAGCTCGGCATCGAGCTCGACGGCAAGGCCGCCCCGCAGGCCGCGAGCGTCGAGATCGACCTCATCCGGAAGCAGTTCTACGAGGGCACGACGTGCCACCGGCTCGCCGACAGCGCCGACTTCGAGTTCCTGCAGTGCGGCTCCGCGAACGGCGACGGGACGGGTGACGCCGGTTTCCAGTACGGGCCGCTCGAGAACGTGCCGAGCGACGGGGAGTACCCCGCCGGCACGATCGCGATCGCCCGTGGGTCCTCGCCGACGTCGCAGACCACGCAGTTCTTCATCGTCTACGGCGACACGACCCTCGACGGCTCGACGGGCGGCTACACCGTGGTGGGCAAGGTGACGAGCGGCCTCGACCGGCTCGAGTCCCAGATCACCTCGAAGGGCATCGCCTCCCCCGGGAGCGACGGCACGGGCGAGCCGAAGGTCGCGACGACGATCACCGGCGCCACCATCGCCGAACAGCAGTAG
- a CDS encoding DUF349 domain-containing protein, translating into MGPDEATTWGRVDENGTVYVRYEDTEKAVGEYPDATPDEALAYFARKYADLEGQVKIAEQRTQRGASANDVARTVEHLRAQVTEARVVGDLKSLEDRVAKLSEQVGSLTKEQQAQAQQALTDALAHRTALVEEAEQLAAVDPARAQWKQITAQLDDVFARWQQHQHDGPRLPKNEANELWKRFRAARSTVDQHRRAFYSELDAQHRDARGRKQELVQQAEALASRGSDGIPAYRELLDEWKRAGRAGKRHDDALWARFKAAGDVLFEQRHAEAAVENEEYSANLVAKQELLTEAEPLLQQHDRVAARRTLTDIQRRWDEIGKVPRGDVRRIEDRLRAVEDHVRSLEDQHWKASDPERKARQTGLASQLEDAIGKLEAELAEAQASGNARKIKDAQEALDARKIWLDALGG; encoded by the coding sequence GTGGGACCTGACGAAGCAACGACCTGGGGCCGGGTCGACGAGAACGGGACGGTGTACGTCCGGTACGAGGACACCGAGAAGGCGGTCGGCGAGTACCCCGACGCCACCCCGGACGAGGCGCTCGCGTACTTCGCGCGGAAGTACGCCGACCTCGAGGGGCAGGTGAAGATCGCGGAGCAGCGCACCCAGCGCGGTGCCTCGGCGAACGACGTCGCCCGCACGGTCGAGCACCTCCGCGCGCAGGTGACCGAGGCCCGGGTCGTCGGTGACCTGAAGTCCCTCGAGGATCGCGTCGCGAAGCTCTCCGAGCAGGTCGGTTCGCTGACCAAGGAGCAGCAGGCGCAGGCGCAGCAGGCCCTGACGGACGCCCTCGCGCACCGGACCGCCCTGGTCGAGGAAGCCGAGCAGCTCGCGGCCGTCGACCCCGCGCGTGCGCAGTGGAAGCAGATCACCGCACAGCTGGACGACGTGTTCGCCCGCTGGCAGCAGCACCAGCACGACGGTCCCCGCCTGCCCAAGAACGAGGCGAACGAGCTCTGGAAGCGGTTCCGTGCCGCCCGCTCGACGGTCGACCAGCACCGCCGCGCTTTCTACTCCGAGCTCGACGCGCAGCACCGCGACGCACGGGGCCGCAAGCAGGAGCTCGTGCAGCAGGCCGAGGCACTCGCCTCGCGCGGCTCGGACGGGATCCCCGCCTACCGCGAACTCCTGGACGAGTGGAAGCGCGCCGGCCGGGCGGGCAAGCGCCACGACGACGCGCTGTGGGCGCGGTTCAAGGCCGCCGGTGACGTACTGTTCGAGCAGCGCCACGCCGAGGCTGCGGTGGAGAACGAGGAGTACTCCGCCAACCTCGTCGCGAAGCAGGAGCTCCTCACCGAGGCCGAGCCGCTCCTGCAGCAGCACGACCGCGTTGCCGCGCGCCGCACGCTCACCGACATCCAGCGCCGCTGGGACGAGATCGGCAAGGTCCCCCGCGGGGACGTCCGCCGCATCGAGGACCGACTGCGCGCGGTCGAGGACCACGTGCGGAGCCTCGAGGACCAGCACTGGAAGGCGTCGGACCCGGAGCGCAAGGCCCGTCAGACCGGCCTCGCGAGCCAGCTCGAGGACGCGATCGGCAAGCTCGAGGCCGAGCTCGCCGAGGCGCAGGCCTCCGGGAACGCCCGGAAGATCAAGGACGCGCAGGAAGCCCTCGACGCCCGTAAGATCTGGCTCGACGCGCTTGGTGGTTGA
- a CDS encoding bifunctional riboflavin kinase/FAD synthetase, translating into MQFYDDPADVASGFGPSAVTIGKFDGVHVGHRAVIAHLERAAREQGLVSTVVTFDRHPLSVIDPSRVPPALTSTAQRRELLESVGVDATLLLRFDEHLQTQAPESFVSDVLVDTLHARLVFVGSDFRFGARGAGDVALLRALGERHGFTVELIDDVDLRDDVRESDERRVSSTWIRELLGQGRVAEAARLLGREHAVRSTVVHGNQRGRAMGYPTANLDPACEGFVPADGVYAARVLHRGTVYPAAVSVGNNPTFEGVPAKQIEAHLLDVDIDLYGETISVLFVSYVRGMVAFSSMDELAAQMRQDDLDIRLLLGMPAPV; encoded by the coding sequence GTGCAGTTCTACGACGACCCTGCCGACGTCGCCTCGGGCTTCGGACCGAGCGCGGTGACGATCGGCAAGTTCGACGGCGTGCACGTCGGCCACCGCGCCGTGATCGCGCACCTCGAGCGTGCCGCACGCGAACAGGGGCTCGTGTCGACCGTCGTCACCTTCGACCGGCACCCGCTCAGCGTCATCGACCCGAGCCGGGTCCCGCCGGCCCTCACGAGCACTGCGCAGCGCCGTGAGCTCCTGGAGTCCGTCGGGGTCGACGCGACCCTGCTGCTCCGCTTCGACGAGCACCTGCAGACGCAGGCGCCGGAGTCGTTCGTGTCCGACGTGCTCGTCGACACGCTGCACGCCCGGCTCGTCTTCGTCGGCAGCGACTTCCGCTTCGGTGCCCGCGGTGCCGGCGACGTCGCCCTGCTGCGGGCGCTGGGGGAGCGGCACGGCTTCACGGTCGAGCTCATCGACGACGTCGACCTGCGGGACGACGTCCGCGAGTCGGACGAGCGCCGCGTGTCCTCCACGTGGATCCGCGAGCTCCTGGGTCAGGGCCGGGTGGCCGAGGCCGCGCGACTGCTCGGGCGAGAGCACGCCGTCCGCAGCACCGTCGTGCACGGCAACCAGCGCGGCCGTGCGATGGGCTACCCGACCGCGAACCTCGACCCGGCGTGCGAGGGCTTCGTGCCCGCCGACGGGGTGTACGCCGCTCGGGTCCTGCACCGCGGCACGGTCTACCCCGCGGCTGTCTCGGTCGGGAACAACCCGACCTTCGAGGGCGTGCCCGCGAAGCAGATCGAGGCGCACCTGCTCGACGTCGACATCGACCTGTACGGCGAGACGATCTCGGTCCTGTTCGTGTCCTACGTCCGGGGCATGGTGGCGTTCTCCTCGATGGACGAGCTCGCTGCCCAGATGCGGCAGGACGACCTCGACATCCGACTGTTGCTCGGCATGCCCGCTCCCGTCTGA
- the truB gene encoding tRNA pseudouridine(55) synthase TruB has product MLASAPDGILLVDKPQGISSHRVVSIARRRLGLKKIGHAGTLDPMATGLLILGAGPSTRLLTHLVGLGKTYTATIRLGVSTDSDDADGTPTAAPGVLGADVGEAAVERAVAQQRGTIDQVPSTVSAIKVDGRRAYDLARKGEEVVLRSRTVTVSRFDVTARTEHTVRVDGVDVAVVDLDVVVDCSSGTYVRALARDVGAALGTGGHLTALRRTAVGPFDVADAVDLEDDDVDVLGALARPADVARRLFPSVSLDPQAAKDLTDGKRVAADHPDDDGPVAAVATADDRLVGLVSVRRGRLRVITNFPAPASAAADADRSGADA; this is encoded by the coding sequence GTGCTCGCTTCCGCGCCTGACGGCATCCTCCTCGTCGACAAGCCGCAGGGCATCTCGAGCCACCGGGTCGTCTCGATCGCCCGCCGCCGCCTCGGCCTGAAGAAGATCGGTCACGCCGGGACGCTCGACCCGATGGCGACCGGCCTGCTCATCCTGGGGGCCGGGCCGTCGACGCGTCTGCTGACGCACCTGGTCGGCCTCGGCAAGACCTACACCGCGACCATCCGGCTCGGCGTGTCGACGGACTCGGACGACGCCGACGGCACCCCGACCGCCGCACCGGGCGTCCTCGGCGCCGACGTCGGCGAGGCCGCGGTCGAGCGCGCCGTGGCGCAGCAGCGCGGCACGATCGACCAGGTGCCCTCCACCGTGAGCGCGATCAAGGTCGACGGGCGACGCGCCTACGACCTCGCGCGGAAGGGCGAGGAGGTCGTCCTGCGCTCCCGCACCGTCACGGTGTCCCGCTTCGACGTGACCGCGCGCACCGAGCACACGGTCCGGGTTGACGGCGTCGACGTCGCCGTGGTCGACCTCGACGTGGTCGTCGACTGCTCGTCGGGAACGTACGTCCGCGCCCTCGCCCGGGACGTCGGGGCTGCGCTCGGCACCGGCGGGCACCTCACCGCGCTCCGTCGGACGGCGGTGGGCCCGTTCGACGTCGCCGACGCGGTCGACCTCGAGGACGACGACGTCGACGTCCTCGGCGCGCTCGCCCGGCCGGCGGACGTCGCGCGGCGGCTCTTCCCGAGCGTGTCGCTCGACCCGCAGGCGGCGAAGGACCTGACGGACGGCAAGCGGGTCGCCGCCGACCACCCGGACGACGACGGCCCCGTTGCGGCGGTCGCGACGGCGGACGACCGGCTCGTCGGACTCGTGTCGGTCCGGCGCGGGCGACTCCGTGTCATCACGAACTTCCCCGCGCCGGCGTCCGCCGCCGCGGACGCCGACCGGAGCGGAGCCGACGCGTGA